Proteins encoded within one genomic window of Magnetospirillum sp. 15-1:
- a CDS encoding class I SAM-dependent methyltransferase: MSNPSSPIPHYEGRDLEILADAPRYQSWIVDQFRPYLGGHVVEYGAGFGSISILLAPNCRRLDLVEPSEPLIPPLTRRVASLEHVSVLRSSLESHVAELADNSLDGVVLVNVLEHVEDDIAALRQLARVIKPGGHLMLYVPALSWLMSELDRMHGHHRRYSRQDLRSRVSAAGLRVLRDGYMDLVGVVPWWLINVVGGSTAFSPRMIKLYDRLFVPATKIIERLVGAPIGKNLILVAHKPLAPSES, translated from the coding sequence GTGAGCAATCCCAGTTCGCCCATTCCCCACTATGAAGGCCGGGATCTGGAAATCCTTGCCGACGCCCCCCGCTATCAATCCTGGATCGTCGACCAGTTTCGGCCATATCTCGGTGGGCATGTGGTCGAGTACGGTGCGGGGTTCGGCTCCATTTCGATCCTGCTCGCCCCCAATTGCCGCCGCCTCGATCTGGTGGAGCCATCGGAGCCGCTGATCCCTCCCCTGACCCGTCGAGTGGCCAGTCTGGAGCATGTTTCGGTATTGCGCTCCAGCCTGGAATCCCATGTGGCCGAGCTTGCCGACAATAGTCTGGACGGCGTCGTCCTGGTCAACGTCCTGGAACACGTGGAAGATGACATCGCGGCTCTGCGCCAGTTGGCCCGCGTCATCAAGCCGGGTGGGCATCTGATGCTCTACGTTCCGGCCTTGTCCTGGCTTATGAGCGAACTGGATCGGATGCACGGGCATCACCGCCGCTATTCACGGCAGGATCTGCGTTCGCGCGTCTCCGCGGCAGGTCTTAGGGTGCTCCGTGATGGGTATATGGATCTGGTGGGCGTGGTGCCCTGGTGGCTGATCAACGTGGTGGGCGGAAGCACGGCCTTCAGCCCCCGCATGATCAAGCTGTATGACCGGCTGTTCGTGCCCGCGACCAAGATCATCGAGCGCCTTGTGGGAGCTCCCATCGGCAAGAATCTGATTCTGGTGGCGCACAAGCCTCTGGCGCCGAGCGAATCCTGA
- a CDS encoding mannose-1-phosphate guanylyltransferase/mannose-6-phosphate isomerase codes for MTQAGKADAGPAIVPVILSGGAGTRLWPLSREKFPKQLQNLTSELSLLQETALRAQAVPGTGAPIIVCNQEHRFIVAEQMREIGIEPRAIVVEPLGRNTAAAAAVAALVLEAEPDALLLVMPSDHTVRKPEGFVGAVRIAVPLARAGHLVTFGIVPDSPATGYGYIHRGASIAGHDGAHMVDRFVEKPDLATAQAFLATGAYSWNSGIFMFSSAAILAEMGRLRPDILDGSRAALAQGATDLFFFRLDEAAFAAVPSLSIDYAVMEHTAKAAVVPAEMGWSDLGSWSALWAELEQDADGNVIRGDAFAHDSKGCLLRSDGPLVAALGLEDMIVVATGDVVMVADKSRDQEVKALVDDLKARGRDEAVQPARVYRPWGWFETIDEGPRFRCKHILVKPDSKLSLQKHWHRSEHWIVVTGTALVTCGDKTFLLRENESTFIPSGTPHRLENPGKIPLRMIEVQSGEYVGEDDIVRFEDDYGRTA; via the coding sequence ATGACGCAGGCGGGTAAGGCTGACGCAGGGCCGGCGATTGTCCCGGTCATCCTGTCGGGCGGCGCCGGAACGCGGCTGTGGCCGCTGTCGCGTGAGAAGTTTCCCAAGCAATTGCAGAATCTGACCTCGGAGCTCTCGCTGCTTCAGGAGACGGCGTTGCGGGCCCAGGCCGTGCCCGGTACCGGCGCTCCCATCATCGTCTGCAACCAGGAGCACCGCTTCATCGTCGCCGAACAAATGCGCGAGATCGGTATCGAGCCGCGCGCCATCGTCGTCGAGCCTCTGGGGCGCAATACCGCCGCCGCCGCCGCCGTCGCCGCCCTGGTGCTGGAGGCCGAACCCGACGCGCTGCTGCTGGTGATGCCTTCCGATCATACCGTGCGCAAGCCCGAAGGCTTCGTCGGCGCGGTGCGCATCGCCGTGCCCCTGGCCCGGGCCGGTCATCTGGTCACCTTCGGCATCGTTCCCGATTCGCCCGCTACCGGCTATGGCTACATCCATCGCGGTGCGTCCATCGCCGGCCACGACGGCGCCCATATGGTCGACCGCTTCGTCGAGAAACCCGATCTGGCCACCGCTCAGGCCTTCCTGGCCACCGGCGCCTATAGCTGGAACAGCGGCATCTTCATGTTCTCGTCGGCCGCCATCCTGGCCGAGATGGGCCGCCTGCGCCCCGATATCCTGGACGGCAGCCGCGCCGCCCTGGCCCAAGGCGCCACCGATCTGTTCTTCTTCCGCCTGGACGAGGCCGCCTTCGCCGCCGTCCCCTCGCTCTCCATTGATTATGCCGTGATGGAGCACACCGCCAAGGCCGCGGTGGTGCCCGCGGAGATGGGCTGGTCCGACCTGGGGTCGTGGTCGGCCCTGTGGGCGGAACTGGAGCAGGACGCCGACGGCAACGTCATCCGTGGCGACGCCTTCGCCCACGATTCCAAGGGCTGCCTGCTGCGCAGCGACGGCCCGCTGGTGGCCGCCCTGGGGCTGGAGGACATGATCGTCGTCGCCACCGGCGACGTGGTCATGGTCGCCGACAAGAGCCGTGACCAGGAGGTCAAGGCCCTGGTCGACGACCTCAAGGCCAGGGGCCGCGACGAAGCCGTCCAGCCGGCCCGGGTCTACCGCCCCTGGGGCTGGTTCGAAACCATCGACGAAGGTCCCCGCTTCCGCTGCAAGCACATCCTGGTCAAGCCGGATTCCAAGCTGTCGCTGCAAAAGCACTGGCACCGCTCCGAGCACTGGATCGTCGTCACCGGGACCGCCCTGGTCACCTGCGGCGACAAGACCTTCCTGCTGCGCGAGAACGAATCCACCTTCATCCCCAGCGGCACGCCCCACCGCCTGGAAAATCCCGGCAAGATTCCGCTCCGGATGATCGAGGTGCAGTCGGGCGAGTATGTGGGTGAGGACGATATCGTCCGCTTCGAGGACGATTACGGCCGAACGGCTTGA
- a CDS encoding IS630 family transposase (programmed frameshift), whose translation MGAPIPLRPDFDGSVLRRLARASDDADQTRRLLALASIYDGGSRSGAAKLGGVGLQVVRDWVVHFNSDGPAGLIDRKAPGQVSKLNAEQRQSLVDKVERGPIPAVDGVVRWRLKDPALWLFEDFGISLDETTVGRELKAMGFRKLSARPRHHAQNGDAVEDFKKGFPTELAAIRAKLPPGTDIEVWWQDEARVGQKNKITRRWAKRGTRPSAPHDQRTQSAYIFGAICPERGVGAALVLPRCDTLAMQWHLDEIASQVRPGAHAVLMLDQAGWHTADKLAVPDNITILPLPPRSPELNPVENIWQFIRQNWLSNRVFESYDQIIALCCHAWNRLIDQPWKIISIGRRQWAHRF comes from the exons ATGGGTGCCCCGATACCGCTTCGTCCGGACTTTGATGGTTCTGTTCTTCGCCGTCTTGCCCGCGCCTCGGATGATGCCGATCAGACGCGTCGTCTGTTGGCGCTGGCGTCGATCTATGACGGCGGCAGTCGGAGCGGCGCGGCGAAGCTGGGCGGGGTCGGGCTCCAGGTGGTTCGGGATTGGGTGGTGCACTTCAATTCGGACGGACCTGCGGGCCTGATCGACCGCAAGGCTCCCGGCCAGGTGTCGAAGCTGAATGCTGAGCAACGCCAGTCCTTGGTTGACAAGGTGGAGCGCGGCCCGATCCCGGCGGTCGATGGGGTCGTCCGTTGGCGCCTCAAGGATCCGGCCCTGTGGCTCTTCGAGGATTTCGGCATCTCGCTGGACGAGACGACGGTGGGGCGAGAATTGAAGGCGATGGGCTTCCGCAAGCTGTCGGCGCGGCCTCGCCATCATGCCCAGAACGGCGATGCCGTTGAGGATTTTAAAAAAG GTTTCCCCACCGAGCTGGCGGCGATCCGGGCCAAGCTGCCGCCAGGAACCGACATAGAGGTCTGGTGGCAGGACGAGGCCCGGGTCGGGCAAAAGAACAAGATCACCCGCCGCTGGGCCAAGCGGGGGACGCGCCCTTCGGCGCCCCATGACCAGCGCACCCAGTCCGCCTACATCTTCGGCGCCATCTGCCCCGAGCGCGGTGTCGGCGCCGCCCTCGTCCTGCCGCGCTGCGACACCCTCGCCATGCAGTGGCACCTGGACGAGATCGCATCCCAAGTGAGGCCGGGCGCCCACGCCGTCCTCATGCTCGATCAGGCGGGATGGCACACCGCCGACAAGCTGGCCGTGCCGGACAACATCACCATCCTGCCCTTGCCGCCCCGCTCGCCGGAACTCAATCCGGTCGAAAACATCTGGCAGTTCATCCGCCAGAACTGGCTCTCCAACCGTGTCTTCGAATCCTACGACCAGATCATCGCCTTGTGCTGCCATGCATGGAACAGGCTCATCGACCAGCCATGGAAAATCATCTCCATCGGCCGTCGCCAGTGGGCGCATAGGTTTTGA
- a CDS encoding IS630 family transposase (programmed frameshift), which produces MAGPLSQDLRQRIAAALNSGETTRSAAKRFGVSVATAVRIGQKWRSGRGLQPSKMGGHRRPLLSGETADWIQSRLAEKKDLTMRALAAELAERGVVVTHDTVWRFVRGLGLSFKKTLMAKEQDGPRVARLRHRWKTHQHRLDPSRLVFIDETWVKTNMTRLRGWSPRGEALLAKVPHGHWKTLTFLAGLRHDRIIAPLVLDGPINGATFTAWVEQSLAPALEPGDVVILDNLGSHKGKPARQAIRKVGAHLLFLPPYSPDLNPIEMMFAKLKTLVRKADERTIETTWRRVGKLLDAFPPQECAAYLRHAGYASI; this is translated from the exons ATGGCAGGACCTCTTTCGCAAGACCTTCGGCAGCGGATAGCCGCAGCCCTGAATTCAGGCGAGACGACACGCTCGGCAGCGAAGCGCTTTGGGGTTTCGGTGGCGACGGCGGTTCGGATCGGCCAGAAGTGGCGATCCGGGCGCGGTCTTCAGCCCAGCAAGATGGGCGGGCATCGCCGCCCACTTCTGAGCGGAGAGACCGCCGATTGGATACAATCCCGGCTGGCCGAGAAGAAGGACCTGACCATGCGGGCTCTGGCGGCAGAACTGGCCGAGCGGGGTGTCGTCGTCACCCACGATACCGTCTGGCGTTTCGTCCGTGGTCTGGGCTTGAGCTTC AAAAAAACGCTGATGGCCAAGGAACAGGATGGGCCGAGGGTAGCGCGGCTGCGCCATCGCTGGAAAACCCATCAACACAGGCTTGATCCCTCGCGCCTGGTCTTTATCGATGAGACCTGGGTCAAGACCAACATGACGCGTCTGCGCGGATGGAGCCCTCGGGGAGAGGCCCTCCTGGCCAAGGTTCCCCACGGCCACTGGAAAACCCTGACCTTCCTGGCGGGCCTGCGCCATGACCGGATCATCGCTCCCCTGGTCCTCGACGGCCCCATCAATGGGGCGACCTTCACCGCCTGGGTGGAGCAATCCTTGGCACCGGCCCTGGAACCCGGTGACGTCGTCATCCTCGATAATCTGGGAAGCCACAAAGGAAAGCCGGCACGCCAAGCCATTCGCAAGGTCGGTGCTCATCTGCTCTTCCTGCCGCCCTACAGCCCCGATCTCAATCCCATCGAGATGATGTTCGCCAAACTCAAGACCCTCGTCCGAAAGGCTGACGAACGAACCATCGAAACCACATGGAGGCGCGTCGGTAAACTCCTGGACGCTTTCCCTCCGCAGGAGTGCGCCGCATATCTGCGGCACGCAGGGTATGCTTCAATCTAA
- a CDS encoding carbamoyltransferase, producing MRILGLSALYHDSAAALVEDGRVIAAAQEERFTRRKHDAAFPEKAVAYCLAEAGIGLDDVDSVVFYDKPFLKFERLLETYVAFAPKGFSSFKTAMPVWLKEKLFQKDLLTREIKRFAPDFDWMNKLLFAEHHLSHAASAFFPSPFEDAAVLTMDGVGEWTTTSLAMGSGNRLDIHKELHFPHSLGLLYSAFTYYTGFKVNSGEYKLMGLAPYGEPKYTRLILDNLVDVKEDGSFRLDQSYFDYCTGLTMTNQRFAALFGQKVRQADEDPLTQFHMDIAASIQEVTEIIVSKLCHGIKKETGAKNLCLAGGVALNCVSNGKVLREGIFDNIWIQPASGDAGGALGAALAGYHIHKGQPRSVTPGKDAMRGSYLGPVFEQADIEARLTAAGAKFAVMGEAEVTEATAQALADEKAVGWMQGRMEFGPRALGGRSILGDPRSPSMQKTLNLKVKYRESFRPFAPSVLREDVAEWFDLDGDSPYMLLVAPVAEKHRRAMTADEEKLFGIDKLNVPRSAIPAVTHVDYSARVQTVHADTNPRYHALISAFKARTGCPVVVNTSFNVRGEPIVCTPEDAFRCFMGSEIEVLVVGNCFLRKEEQDPALKLDYKNAFELD from the coding sequence TTGCGCATTCTCGGCCTATCCGCCCTCTATCACGATAGCGCCGCCGCCCTGGTCGAGGATGGCCGCGTCATCGCCGCCGCCCAGGAGGAGCGCTTCACCCGCAGGAAACACGACGCCGCCTTCCCCGAGAAGGCCGTGGCCTATTGTCTGGCCGAGGCGGGAATCGGCCTGGACGACGTGGATTCCGTGGTGTTCTACGACAAGCCGTTCCTCAAGTTCGAGCGGCTGCTGGAGACCTATGTCGCCTTCGCGCCCAAGGGCTTTTCCTCGTTCAAGACCGCCATGCCGGTGTGGCTGAAGGAAAAGCTGTTCCAGAAGGATCTGCTGACCCGCGAGATCAAGCGCTTCGCACCTGATTTCGACTGGATGAACAAGCTGCTGTTCGCCGAGCACCATCTCAGCCATGCGGCCAGCGCCTTCTTTCCCTCGCCCTTCGAGGACGCGGCGGTGCTGACCATGGATGGGGTCGGCGAGTGGACCACCACCTCGCTGGCCATGGGGTCGGGCAACCGGCTGGACATCCACAAGGAACTGCATTTTCCCCATTCCCTGGGGCTGCTCTATTCCGCCTTCACCTATTACACCGGCTTCAAGGTCAATTCCGGCGAGTACAAGCTGATGGGTTTGGCGCCCTACGGCGAGCCCAAATACACCAGGCTGATCCTCGACAATCTGGTCGATGTGAAGGAGGACGGTTCGTTCCGCCTGGACCAGTCGTATTTCGACTACTGCACCGGGCTGACCATGACCAACCAGCGCTTCGCCGCGCTGTTCGGGCAAAAGGTGCGCCAGGCCGACGAGGACCCGCTGACCCAGTTCCACATGGATATCGCCGCCTCCATCCAGGAGGTGACCGAAATCATCGTTTCCAAGCTGTGCCACGGCATCAAGAAGGAAACCGGGGCGAAGAATCTCTGCCTGGCCGGCGGCGTGGCGCTGAACTGCGTCTCCAACGGCAAGGTTCTGCGCGAAGGCATCTTCGACAACATCTGGATCCAGCCGGCTTCGGGCGATGCCGGCGGCGCGCTCGGCGCCGCCCTGGCCGGCTACCACATCCACAAGGGCCAGCCCCGCAGCGTGACCCCCGGCAAGGATGCCATGAGGGGCTCCTATCTCGGTCCGGTGTTCGAGCAGGCCGATATCGAGGCGCGCCTGACCGCCGCCGGCGCCAAGTTCGCGGTGATGGGCGAGGCCGAGGTGACCGAAGCCACCGCCCAGGCCCTGGCCGACGAAAAGGCGGTGGGCTGGATGCAGGGCCGCATGGAATTCGGTCCGCGTGCCCTGGGCGGCCGCTCCATCCTGGGCGACCCCCGCTCGCCCTCCATGCAGAAGACGCTGAACCTCAAGGTCAAGTACCGCGAGAGCTTCCGCCCCTTCGCGCCCAGCGTGCTGCGCGAGGATGTGGCCGAGTGGTTCGATCTGGACGGCGACTCGCCCTACATGCTGCTGGTGGCCCCGGTGGCGGAAAAGCATCGCCGCGCCATGACCGCGGACGAGGAGAAGCTGTTCGGCATCGACAAGCTGAACGTGCCGCGTTCGGCCATTCCGGCGGTGACCCACGTGGATTACTCCGCCCGCGTCCAGACCGTCCATGCCGACACCAATCCGCGCTATCATGCGCTGATCTCGGCGTTCAAGGCCCGCACCGGCTGCCCCGTGGTGGTCAACACCAGCTTCAACGTCCGGGGCGAGCCCATCGTCTGTACCCCCGAGGACGCCTTCCGCTGTTTCATGGGCAGCGAGATCGAAGTGCTGGTGGTCGGCAATTGCTTCCTCAGGAAAGAGGAGCAGGACCCGGCGCTGAAACTGGATTATAAGAACGCCTTCGAACTGGACTGA
- a CDS encoding DUF5989 family protein, with amino-acid sequence MSFLIELWQFLRERKKFWLLPILIMMVVFGGLIVLSQGSAVAPFIYTLF; translated from the coding sequence GTGAGCTTCCTCATCGAGCTTTGGCAGTTCCTGCGCGAACGCAAGAAGTTCTGGCTGCTGCCCATCCTGATCATGATGGTGGTGTTCGGCGGCCTGATCGTGCTGTCGCAGGGCTCGGCGGTGGCACCCTTCATCTATACCCTGTTCTGA
- a CDS encoding SxtJ family membrane protein, translating to MSTSQGAIDGGSHARKVEMGSERSFGLVFAAVFAVVALLPLKDGGEPRLWAGAVAVGFLLAALVVPKALRPLNRLWFLVGMALHHVVTPLVMGLLFFLTVTPIALIMRALGKDPLRLNRDDAAASYWINRTPPGPAPDSMRRQF from the coding sequence ATGAGCACGTCACAGGGCGCCATCGACGGTGGGTCCCATGCCCGCAAGGTCGAGATGGGTTCCGAGCGGTCGTTCGGTCTGGTCTTCGCCGCTGTCTTCGCCGTCGTCGCCCTGTTGCCGCTCAAGGATGGCGGTGAGCCCCGGTTGTGGGCCGGAGCGGTCGCCGTGGGATTCCTGCTGGCGGCCCTGGTGGTTCCCAAGGCTCTCAGGCCGCTCAACAGGCTGTGGTTCCTGGTCGGCATGGCGTTGCATCACGTGGTGACGCCGCTGGTCATGGGGCTGCTGTTCTTCCTGACCGTGACGCCCATCGCCCTGATCATGCGCGCGCTGGGCAAGGACCCGCTGCGCCTGAACCGCGATGACGCCGCCGCCAGCTATTGGATCAATCGCACCCCGCCGGGCCCGGCGCCCGACAGCATGCGGCGCCAGTTCTAG
- a CDS encoding D-sedoheptulose 7-phosphate isomerase, whose product MKYAAFLDQQIAEHAETLAVTGAAVREPFQRLVQACLDSLAAGGKILFFGNGGSAADAQHLATELVIRYRYNRKALAALALTTDTSLLTACANDFSYEEIFSRQIEALGRPGDVAIGITTSGNSPNVLTALAVARDMGLVAAGFSGRDGGKMVGLADPLLVVPSSVTARIQEMHILIGHALCDRVEAVAAPA is encoded by the coding sequence ATGAAATACGCCGCCTTTCTCGATCAGCAGATCGCGGAGCACGCCGAGACACTGGCGGTTACCGGCGCGGCGGTGCGCGAACCCTTTCAGCGTCTGGTCCAGGCCTGTCTCGACAGCCTGGCGGCGGGTGGCAAGATCCTGTTCTTCGGCAACGGTGGCTCGGCCGCCGACGCTCAGCACCTGGCGACCGAACTGGTGATCCGTTACCGCTACAACCGCAAGGCCCTGGCGGCGCTGGCGCTGACCACCGACACCTCGCTGCTGACCGCCTGCGCCAACGACTTCTCCTACGAGGAAATCTTCTCGCGCCAGATCGAGGCGCTGGGCCGGCCCGGCGACGTGGCCATCGGCATCACCACCTCGGGCAACAGCCCGAACGTGCTGACCGCCCTGGCGGTGGCCCGCGACATGGGTCTGGTGGCGGCCGGCTTCTCGGGCCGCGACGGCGGCAAGATGGTGGGACTGGCCGACCCGCTGCTGGTGGTGCCGTCCAGCGTCACCGCCCGTATCCAGGAGATGCATATTCTGATCGGCCATGCGCTGTGCGACCGGGTGGAAGCCGTGGCGGCTCCGGCCTGA
- a CDS encoding NAD-glutamate dehydrogenase domain-containing protein produces the protein MRGLLDLTDNLTPEGVRPPPDVLRRDGDDPYLVVAADKGTATFSDIANSVSLEYGHWLGDAFASGGSQGYDHKKMGITAKGAWVAVERHFREMGVDTRSEDFTVVGVGDMSGDVFGNGMLRSPHARLVAAFNHAHIFLDPDPDPQKTFAERERLFVAAKAWPDYDTSTISEGGGIWPRTAKTIAISPQVRARFGIESDSLTPTELIRALLKAPVDLLFLGGIGTYVKASGESNAEAGDRANDSLRINGAEVGAKVVGEGANLGFTQLGRIEYAIGGAGGGGGRIDTDAIDNSAGVDCSDHEVNIKILVNDLVAAGDLTPKQRDKLLVEMTGEVGALVLRDNYLQTQALTMLQAQGAELLDAEARFMRLLEKSGRLDRGIEFLPTDETLTERAAKKQGFTRPELAVLLAYGKIWLYDHILASELPDDPFMAIDLTNYFPTALRDRFGHDVQRHRLRREIVATVVTNSMVNRVGGAFVSELMETTGHPPAQVARAYIVARDAFRMREVWRAIEELDGKVPAAAQTAMQIEANRLVERATMWVLRSMPSPFALGAGIAELSPGVKALEGAVPTILPPDAAAAVLARIEYFVGQGVPHDLAQRVGNLIVLASAADILRIATRQDLSIETAGRLYFAVGARFSLGWLRASAEKLSGQGHWLKLAAAAAIEDLYGHQRDITSVVAASYPGLEPDAAVQSWLEANRAAVERAETLLAELKAASHIDLSMITVANRQLRTLTESGVAAAGGKG, from the coding sequence ATGCGCGGCCTGCTGGACCTCACCGACAACCTGACGCCGGAAGGGGTCAGGCCGCCCCCGGACGTGCTGCGCCGGGACGGCGACGACCCCTATCTGGTGGTGGCCGCCGACAAGGGCACCGCCACCTTCTCCGACATCGCCAATTCGGTTTCGCTGGAATACGGCCACTGGCTGGGCGATGCCTTCGCCTCCGGCGGTTCCCAGGGCTACGACCACAAGAAGATGGGCATCACCGCCAAGGGGGCCTGGGTGGCGGTGGAACGCCATTTCCGCGAGATGGGCGTCGATACCCGGAGCGAGGATTTCACGGTGGTGGGCGTGGGCGACATGTCGGGCGACGTGTTCGGCAACGGCATGCTGCGCTCGCCCCATGCCCGGCTGGTCGCCGCCTTCAATCACGCCCACATCTTCCTCGACCCCGATCCCGACCCGCAAAAGACCTTCGCCGAGCGCGAGCGGCTGTTCGTTGCCGCCAAGGCCTGGCCCGATTACGACACCTCGACTATCTCGGAAGGCGGCGGCATCTGGCCGCGCACCGCCAAGACCATTGCCATCAGCCCTCAGGTCAGGGCTCGTTTCGGTATCGAGTCAGATAGTCTGACGCCGACCGAGCTGATCCGCGCCCTGCTCAAGGCGCCGGTGGACCTGCTGTTCCTGGGCGGCATTGGCACCTATGTGAAGGCGTCGGGCGAAAGCAACGCCGAGGCCGGCGACCGGGCCAACGATTCCCTGCGCATCAACGGCGCGGAGGTTGGTGCCAAGGTGGTGGGCGAGGGCGCCAATCTGGGCTTCACCCAGCTGGGCCGCATCGAATACGCCATCGGCGGGGCGGGCGGCGGGGGCGGGCGCATCGATACCGACGCCATCGACAATTCCGCCGGGGTGGATTGCTCGGACCACGAGGTCAACATCAAGATCCTGGTCAACGACCTGGTGGCGGCGGGCGATCTTACCCCCAAGCAGCGCGACAAGCTGCTGGTCGAGATGACCGGGGAAGTGGGTGCCCTGGTGCTGCGCGACAATTACCTTCAGACCCAGGCGCTGACCATGCTTCAGGCCCAGGGCGCCGAGCTGCTGGACGCCGAGGCCCGCTTCATGCGCCTGCTGGAAAAGAGCGGGCGGCTGGACCGGGGCATCGAGTTCCTGCCCACCGACGAGACGCTGACCGAGCGGGCGGCGAAGAAGCAGGGCTTCACCCGTCCCGAACTGGCGGTGCTGCTGGCCTACGGCAAGATCTGGCTCTATGACCATATCCTGGCCTCGGAACTGCCCGACGATCCCTTCATGGCCATCGACCTGACCAACTACTTTCCCACGGCGCTCCGGGATCGTTTCGGTCACGATGTCCAGCGCCACCGGCTGCGGCGGGAAATCGTCGCCACGGTGGTGACCAATTCCATGGTCAACCGGGTGGGCGGCGCCTTCGTCTCGGAACTGATGGAGACCACCGGCCATCCCCCGGCCCAGGTGGCCAGGGCCTATATCGTGGCGCGCGACGCCTTCCGCATGCGCGAAGTCTGGCGGGCCATCGAGGAGCTGGACGGCAAGGTGCCGGCCGCCGCCCAGACCGCCATGCAGATCGAGGCCAACCGGCTGGTGGAGCGCGCCACCATGTGGGTGCTGCGTTCCATGCCGTCGCCCTTTGCCCTGGGGGCGGGCATCGCCGAGCTGTCGCCCGGTGTCAAGGCGCTGGAAGGCGCCGTGCCCACCATCCTGCCGCCCGATGCGGCCGCCGCGGTTCTGGCCCGCATCGAGTATTTCGTCGGCCAGGGCGTTCCCCACGATCTGGCCCAGCGGGTCGGCAACCTGATCGTCCTGGCCTCGGCCGCCGACATCCTGCGCATCGCCACCCGTCAGGACCTGTCCATCGAGACGGCCGGGCGCCTCTATTTCGCGGTGGGAGCCCGGTTCTCGCTGGGCTGGCTGCGCGCCTCGGCCGAAAAGCTGTCGGGACAGGGCCACTGGCTGAAGCTGGCGGCGGCGGCGGCCATCGAGGACCTCTATGGCCATCAGCGCGATATCACCAGCGTGGTGGCGGCCTCCTATCCCGGCCTCGAGCCCGACGCGGCGGTCCAGTCCTGGCTGGAGGCCAACCGGGCGGCGGTGGAGCGGGCCGAGACCCTGCTGGCCGAGCTGAAGGCGGCGTCCCATATCGATCTGTCCATGATCACGGTGGCCAACCGGCAATTGCGTACCCTGACCGAGTCGGGTGTTGCGGCGGCAGGCGGGAAGGGCTAA